In Paludibaculum fermentans, the genomic stretch GCTCCGACCATCGCCCAGTGGTTTGCAGCCCAGGCCGCCAAACGCGAGGACCTCACGGTCGATGTGATTGACCTGGCCAAGGCCCGGCTGCCCGATGTCCTTTCGGATCAGCGCAGCGAGGCCGTCGCAGCGGTCTCCCCACGGCTCTCGAGGGCTGACGCCTTCGTTGTGATCACTCCGGAGTACAACCACAGCTTCCCTGCCCCGCTCAAGACGCTCATCGACTGGCACTCCCAGGAGTGGCATGCCAAACCCATTGGCTTCGTTTCCTACGGCGGCGTCTCCGGAGGACTCAGGGCCGTGGAACAACTGCGCCAGATCTTCGCCGAAATGCACGCAATGACCGTGCGGGATAGCGTCAGCTTCGCGGGGGTCTGGACGCATTTCGAACCGGACGGCCAGCTCAAAAACGCCGATCGATCCAATCGCTCCGCCACAAAGATGCTGAATCAGTTGGTCTGGTGGGGCAAGGCGCTGCGGGACGCAAAGTCGAAGCAGCCATACGCGGCATAGACTGCCGCGGGCCCCTCAGATTCCACTTGATTAGTGTACTAGTTAAATAGTACACTAAGTCAGCTCATGGAACTGGGGCGCATCACCCGCCGGGCTTTTTGCAGCCTGGCTCCCGCGGTTCTGGCCGCGGCGGCGGGGCCGGTCGTCGTACCGGTCTCCCTGGTGATGGACAGCAAGGCCAAACTGACCCCGGAGGTGGTGCGGCACTTCTGGTCGAGCTTGTGGCCGCAAGCCGTGCAGGAGTTCGCGGCCGGTGGCATCCGCCTGGAATGCAGGAATCGGACGGGCGAGGTGTTGCGCCCTCCGGGCCGCCCGCCCGTGGTATCGGGCCTGGATCCGGCCACCCTGAATGTCGTGCTGACCGGCACCATTCCCATGGAGTGGGACAGCGGCCGATCCTTGAGCGGCGTCACGCTGCGCTACCGCGGCCGGCACCTCTGCATGATCTCGCTCTATCGGGCGCACGGGCACCTGATCCCGCTGGTGTCCGTGAATACCTGTGTCCACGAGATTCTCCACGCGCTCATGCTGGACATCTTCGAGCAGAATCCGCAGGGCGTCGCAGGAGCCGGCCGCGAGTTCCGCATCGACTACCTCGCGACCCGCCTTTGGCTGTTCCACGATGGCGCGGATATCCGCCGTTCAGCAGAGACATACGTGCGAAAACTACGGTCGGATGCGGCCGCTTGGGCGACTGAACCTGGGTATTGACAAAGAAAATTGTCAATGCTTCAATGTCCTCATGCTCGACGTGGCTGTCATCGACGATCCGGCTGCCGCCGCCGTGGCCCTGGGCCCGGTGCGCAGCCGCCTTTTGGCCGAATTGGCCGAACCGGCCTCCGCCGCCACCTTGGCCCACCGCATGGGCATTGCCCGCCAGAAGATCAACTACCACCTGCACGCGCTGGAAGCACACAACCTGATCGAGGTCGCCGATAAACGGCAGTGGGGCGGGTTGACGGAACGGCGCATGGTGGCTACGGCTGCCAGCTATGTGGTTTCACCCGCGGCGATGGGCCCGGTGGCGGCGGATCCGGCCAAATCGGCCGACCGGCTCTCCGCCTCTTACCTCATCGCCCTCGCCGCCCGGGCGATTCGCGAAGTCAGCAACCTCCTCCGCCGGTCCCAGGAGGTAGACAAGCGGCTCGCCAGCCTCTCGGTGGACACCGAGAT encodes the following:
- a CDS encoding NADPH-dependent FMN reductase, whose protein sequence is MPENPLHLAIVVGSTRQGRFAPTIAQWFAAQAAKREDLTVDVIDLAKARLPDVLSDQRSEAVAAVSPRLSRADAFVVITPEYNHSFPAPLKTLIDWHSQEWHAKPIGFVSYGGVSGGLRAVEQLRQIFAEMHAMTVRDSVSFAGVWTHFEPDGQLKNADRSNRSATKMLNQLVWWGKALRDAKSKQPYAA
- a CDS encoding ArsR/SmtB family transcription factor, which translates into the protein MLDVAVIDDPAAAAVALGPVRSRLLAELAEPASAATLAHRMGIARQKINYHLHALEAHNLIEVADKRQWGGLTERRMVATAASYVVSPAAMGPVAADPAKSADRLSASYLIALAARAIREVSNLLRRSQEVDKRLASLSVDTEIHFKSASDRADFTRELTTFVAGLAARYHDPVSPGARPHRVLILAHPLPAEQPASKPS